The proteins below come from a single Erythrobacter sp. SG61-1L genomic window:
- a CDS encoding cation diffusion facilitator family transporter yields the protein MTGYSQEHSRLTRSAAYASIAVALLLVVIKVWATALTGSAAMLGSLADTTLDLIASIATLAGVWIAAMPADEDHRFGHGKAEALAAMLQVVLIALSAAGILFRAVGQYLAGARTEAAEEGIAVSLVAMVATFALLAWQRHVIRKTGSIAISTDHLHYKSDLVLNLAVIAALALDHFALIKGADALFGIGIALWLAWGAWRASTEAIDQIMDREWPEWRRQEFLNVIARHPALRGVHDLRTRTSGAHDFAQFHASVDPHMTVAEAHRVMDEIEEELERAFPGVEVLIHPDPEGLINEDGTAAEELLPDLGERKDG from the coding sequence GTGACCGGATATAGCCAGGAACATTCCCGGCTGACGCGCAGCGCGGCCTATGCCTCCATCGCGGTGGCCCTGCTGCTGGTGGTAATCAAGGTGTGGGCCACGGCGCTGACCGGCTCTGCCGCGATGCTGGGCAGCCTTGCGGATACCACGCTGGATCTGATCGCCAGCATTGCCACTCTGGCGGGCGTGTGGATCGCGGCCATGCCGGCGGATGAAGATCACCGCTTCGGCCATGGCAAGGCGGAAGCACTGGCGGCGATGCTGCAGGTGGTGCTGATCGCGCTTTCGGCGGCCGGCATCCTGTTCCGCGCAGTGGGGCAATATCTGGCGGGCGCGCGCACCGAAGCGGCGGAAGAAGGGATAGCCGTCTCACTCGTCGCCATGGTGGCCACTTTCGCGCTGCTGGCATGGCAGCGCCATGTGATTCGCAAGACCGGCAGTATCGCGATCTCTACCGACCATCTGCATTACAAGTCGGACCTCGTGCTCAATCTGGCCGTGATCGCGGCCTTGGCGCTGGATCACTTTGCCCTGATCAAGGGAGCGGATGCGCTGTTCGGTATCGGGATTGCCCTGTGGCTGGCATGGGGCGCGTGGCGCGCCTCCACCGAGGCGATCGACCAGATCATGGACCGCGAATGGCCTGAATGGCGGCGGCAGGAGTTCCTGAACGTCATTGCACGTCATCCCGCCCTGCGCGGCGTGCACGATCTGCGCACCCGCACCAGCGGCGCGCATGACTTCGCGCAGTTCCACGCCTCGGTCGATCCGCACATGACCGTGGCCGAGGCACACCGGGTGATGGACGAGATCGAGGAAGAGCTGGAGCGAGCCTTTCCCGGCGTGGAAGTACTGATCCACCCGGACCCGGAAGGGCTGATCAATGAAGACGGCACGGCGGCGGAGGAATTGCTGCCCGATCTGGGTGAACGCAAGGACGGCTGA
- the pdxH gene encoding pyridoxamine 5'-phosphate oxidase, with product MKAEQDAIPETDPFTLFDAWYAEARASEPNDSNAMALATATPGAIPSVRMVLLKGWGADLGGFVFYTNTQSRKGGEILANPVAALLFHWKSLRRQIRIEGPLTEVSGQMADDYFHSRPRVSQIGSAASDQSRPLDRRETYLDRVEEISALYPEGTEIPRPPHWTGFLLKPRAVEFWIDRPNRLHERRRFVRTEDGGWTSSLLYP from the coding sequence GTGAAAGCTGAACAGGACGCGATCCCCGAAACCGATCCCTTCACCCTGTTTGACGCCTGGTATGCCGAAGCGCGGGCCAGCGAGCCGAACGATTCGAACGCCATGGCGCTGGCAACCGCCACGCCGGGTGCCATTCCTTCGGTGCGCATGGTGCTGTTGAAGGGTTGGGGCGCAGATCTGGGCGGTTTCGTGTTCTACACCAACACGCAGAGCCGCAAGGGTGGCGAGATACTCGCCAATCCGGTGGCCGCCCTGCTGTTCCACTGGAAGAGCCTGCGCCGCCAGATTCGCATCGAAGGCCCGCTTACCGAAGTGAGCGGCCAGATGGCGGACGATTATTTCCATTCGCGCCCGCGCGTTTCGCAGATCGGTTCGGCCGCGTCCGACCAGTCGCGCCCGCTGGACCGGCGCGAAACCTATCTGGACCGGGTGGAGGAAATCTCCGCCCTCTATCCCGAAGGAACGGAAATTCCGCGCCCGCCGCACTGGACCGGCTTCCTGTTGAAGCCGCGCGCGGTGGAATTCTGGATCGACCGGCCCAACCGGCTGCATGAACGCCGCCGTTTCGTGCGCACTGAAGATGGCGGCTGGACCAGCAGCCTGCTCTATCCGTGA
- a CDS encoding J domain-containing protein, producing MADPYTTLGVARSASEKDIKSAYRKLAKELHPDRNKDNPNAAERFSEVTRAYDLLSDKDKRAQFDRGEIDADGNPAMPFGMGGGMGGGGFRPGGGGRGYSAQDFQGFGDEGMDLGDIFEGLFGGRAGGGSPFGARGGQSGFGGGARRPPQTGANVQYRLKVPFVDAATGKDQRITLSDGKTIDLKLPAGVEEGTQMRLKGRGEQGPGGPGDALVTISIEPHPFFRRDGNDVRIDLPITLDEAVNGAKVKVPTVDGAVMLTVAPGSGSGKVLRLKGKGFQLKGGGRGDQLVTLEVDLPDHDEDLVRRLEGWRDARDVRARLKS from the coding sequence ATGGCAGACCCTTATACGACACTGGGCGTGGCACGCAGCGCGAGCGAGAAGGACATCAAGTCCGCTTATCGCAAGCTCGCCAAGGAACTCCACCCCGACCGGAACAAGGACAATCCCAACGCGGCGGAGCGCTTTTCCGAAGTGACCCGCGCTTACGATCTGCTGTCCGACAAGGATAAGCGCGCCCAGTTCGACCGCGGCGAAATCGACGCCGACGGCAATCCCGCCATGCCCTTCGGCATGGGAGGCGGAATGGGCGGGGGCGGCTTCCGCCCCGGTGGCGGCGGTCGTGGCTATTCGGCGCAGGATTTCCAGGGCTTCGGCGATGAAGGCATGGATCTGGGCGATATTTTCGAAGGGCTGTTCGGCGGCCGTGCCGGGGGCGGATCGCCCTTTGGCGCACGCGGCGGCCAGTCCGGCTTCGGCGGCGGCGCGCGCCGCCCGCCCCAGACGGGCGCCAATGTGCAATATCGCCTGAAAGTGCCCTTCGTGGATGCCGCGACCGGCAAGGATCAGCGCATCACCCTGTCCGACGGCAAGACGATTGATCTCAAGCTGCCTGCCGGAGTGGAGGAAGGCACGCAGATGCGGCTCAAGGGCCGGGGCGAGCAGGGTCCGGGCGGCCCGGGCGACGCGCTGGTCACGATCAGCATCGAACCGCATCCCTTCTTCCGCCGCGATGGCAACGATGTGCGCATCGATCTGCCCATCACGCTGGACGAAGCCGTCAACGGCGCCAAGGTGAAGGTGCCCACGGTGGACGGGGCTGTGATGCTCACCGTCGCGCCGGGCAGCGGATCGGGCAAGGTGCTGCGCCTGAAGGGCAAGGGCTTCCAGCTGAAGGGCGGCGGCCGCGGCGATCAGCTCGTCACGCTGGAAGTGGACCTGCCCGACCATGACGAGGATCTGGTCCGCCGGCTGGAAGGCTGGCGCGACGCGCGCGACGTGCGGGCAAGGCTCAAATCCTGA
- a CDS encoding YihY/virulence factor BrkB family protein: MTDGGKRKRPAEPGQPVPDLTPEARRAAHKPLLQGERGHSRLYVIARRVALGTWNDGFIHAGNLAYLTVLAIFPFFILGAAVFTAVGETDDQLAAVRALQSALPPSVANVIGPAASDAIASRSGWLLWAGGLFALWTVGSLIETIRDILRRSYGTQHTKGFWQHRLISTGIIIGAVILLLVALVVQVAIGTVEEAIDAWAPQLASALDGLVYSRAATGLAVYFSIFMLFITLTPAAYRGKRYPKWPGALLVTVWWVGVTLAFPPLLRSLFSYSLTYGGLAGIMIALFFFWLVGLGVVAGAELNAALARTPEEEGT, encoded by the coding sequence ATGACAGATGGCGGGAAGCGGAAGCGGCCGGCTGAACCCGGCCAGCCGGTTCCCGACCTGACGCCAGAGGCACGCCGCGCCGCGCACAAGCCGCTGCTGCAGGGCGAAAGGGGCCATTCGCGCCTCTATGTCATTGCCCGCCGCGTGGCGCTGGGCACATGGAATGACGGCTTCATCCATGCCGGGAACCTCGCCTACCTTACGGTGTTGGCAATCTTCCCCTTCTTCATCCTCGGCGCAGCCGTATTCACTGCCGTGGGCGAAACGGACGATCAGCTGGCCGCCGTGCGCGCGCTGCAATCGGCCCTGCCGCCCAGCGTTGCCAATGTGATCGGTCCGGCCGCCAGCGATGCCATCGCCTCGCGCAGCGGCTGGCTGCTCTGGGCGGGCGGGCTGTTCGCCCTGTGGACCGTGGGCAGCCTGATCGAGACAATTCGTGATATTCTGCGCCGCTCCTACGGCACGCAACACACAAAGGGCTTCTGGCAACACCGGCTGATCTCCACCGGCATCATCATCGGCGCGGTGATCCTGCTGCTGGTCGCGCTGGTAGTGCAGGTAGCCATCGGCACGGTGGAAGAAGCCATCGACGCATGGGCGCCGCAACTGGCCAGTGCGCTGGACGGGCTGGTCTATTCGCGCGCGGCGACCGGGCTGGCGGTCTATTTCTCGATCTTCATGCTGTTCATCACGCTGACCCCCGCTGCCTATCGCGGCAAGCGTTACCCCAAATGGCCGGGCGCATTGCTGGTCACGGTGTGGTGGGTCGGCGTCACTCTGGCGTTCCCGCCCCTCCTCCGGTCGCTTTTTTCCTATTCGCTCACCTATGGCGGGCTGGCTGGCATCATGATCGCGCTTTTCTTTTTCTGGCTGGTCGGCTTAGGAGTGGTCGCAGGTGCCGAACTCAACGCTGCGCTCGCGCGTACGCCGGAAGAGGAAGGCACATAA
- the fabI gene encoding enoyl-ACP reductase FabI — protein MSGLMAGKRGLIMGLANDKSLAWGIAQKLHEQGAEMAFSYQGEALEKRVRPLAESLGSDFLFDCDVSSMEALDAAFEKLQSRWETIDFVVHAIGFSDKNELRGKFVDTSLDNFLMTMNISAYSLVAVSQRAARMMPNGGSILTLTYYGAEKVVPHYNVMGVAKSALETSVKYLANDLGPDNIRVNAISAGPIKTLAASGIGDFRYILKWNEYNSPLRRNVTIEDVGGAGLYMLSDLSSGVTGEIHHVDSGYNVVGMKQVDAPDISLV, from the coding sequence ATGAGCGGTCTGATGGCAGGAAAACGTGGTCTCATCATGGGGCTCGCCAATGACAAGTCCCTGGCTTGGGGCATTGCGCAGAAGCTGCATGAACAAGGCGCCGAAATGGCGTTTTCCTATCAGGGCGAAGCCCTTGAAAAGCGCGTGCGCCCACTGGCCGAGAGCCTGGGTTCGGATTTCCTGTTCGATTGTGACGTTTCCAGCATGGAAGCGCTCGATGCGGCATTCGAAAAGCTGCAGAGCCGGTGGGAAACGATCGATTTCGTCGTCCACGCCATCGGCTTTTCCGACAAGAACGAACTGCGCGGGAAATTCGTCGACACCAGCCTCGACAATTTCCTGATGACGATGAACATCTCGGCCTACAGCCTCGTCGCCGTGTCGCAGCGCGCCGCGCGGATGATGCCGAATGGCGGTTCGATCCTCACCCTCACCTATTACGGCGCCGAAAAGGTCGTGCCGCATTACAATGTGATGGGCGTGGCCAAGTCCGCGCTGGAAACCAGCGTGAAATATCTCGCCAACGATCTGGGGCCGGACAATATCCGGGTGAACGCCATTTCGGCCGGCCCGATCAAGACGCTGGCCGCCAGCGGCATTGGCGATTTCCGCTACATCCTGAAGTGGAACGAATATAATTCGCCGCTGCGCCGCAACGTCACCATCGAAGATGTGGGCGGTGCGGGCCTCTACATGCTGTCTGACCTGTCCTCGGGCGTGACCGGAGAAATCCACCATGTCGATTCGGGCTATAATGTCGTCGGCATGAAGCAAGTGGACGCGCCGGACATCTCGCTCGTCTGA
- a CDS encoding GFA family protein, with translation MRYAIEGDPVHHALCHCADCRASAGAPMVAWLAVKESQLHLLSGELSTYEGKNGALRQFCPLCGTGLFYRNEAVMPGLVDIQSATLDDTARLVPGAHIQCAERLPWMTMLGELPEFERFPGG, from the coding sequence GTGAGATACGCAATCGAAGGCGATCCGGTGCATCACGCATTGTGTCATTGCGCGGATTGCCGCGCTTCGGCGGGTGCGCCGATGGTGGCATGGCTCGCCGTGAAGGAAAGCCAGTTGCACCTGCTTTCGGGCGAGCTTTCGACTTATGAAGGCAAGAACGGCGCCCTGCGCCAGTTCTGCCCCCTTTGCGGCACTGGCCTGTTCTATCGCAACGAAGCCGTGATGCCGGGGCTGGTGGATATCCAGTCCGCCACGCTGGACGATACGGCCAGGCTGGTTCCGGGCGCCCATATCCAATGCGCCGAGCGGCTGCCCTGGATGACGATGCTGGGCGAATTGCCGGAATTCGAACGCTTCCCGGGCGGTTAG
- the wecC gene encoding UDP-N-acetyl-D-mannosamine dehydrogenase, which produces MRSSEAPAVCMVGLGYIGLPTAAVIARSGMKVLGVDISEKVVETINRGEIHIEEVDLDALVQAVVRNGMLRASTAVEPADVFVIAVPTPFEKDGRHTPDISYVLAATRQVAKVLKPGDTVILESTSPVGTTEQMRDVIAAERPDLKLPGLVQGKADIAMAYCPERVLPGKILVELIHNDRSIGGLTPECAEKAAAFYQRFVRGECITTDARSAEMTKLVENAYRDINIAFANELSIVADAMGLDVWEVIRLANRHPRVNILQPGPGVGGHCIAVDPWFIVHGAREQTPLIQTARGVNDGKIRHVIARASALVDAAPGEKVACLGLAFKANIDDFRESPARLVSATLARKYGSRIHVVEPHTPELPIEYQGTGATKVDLETALATCGVLIVLVDHDAFKNVPLEKRIGKRVYDTRGIWPDQPDPFAAAEEQPERLAG; this is translated from the coding sequence ATGCGTTCGAGTGAAGCTCCTGCAGTCTGCATGGTTGGCCTGGGATATATCGGCCTGCCCACAGCCGCAGTGATCGCGCGATCCGGCATGAAAGTGCTGGGCGTCGATATTTCCGAAAAGGTCGTCGAAACGATCAACCGCGGCGAAATCCATATCGAGGAAGTCGATCTGGATGCGCTGGTGCAGGCCGTGGTGCGCAACGGGATGCTGCGGGCGTCCACTGCTGTCGAACCTGCGGATGTTTTCGTGATCGCCGTGCCGACACCCTTCGAGAAGGACGGGCGCCACACGCCGGATATTTCCTATGTGCTGGCCGCCACGCGGCAGGTCGCGAAAGTGCTGAAGCCGGGCGACACAGTGATTCTCGAATCGACCTCGCCCGTCGGCACGACCGAGCAGATGCGCGACGTGATCGCCGCGGAACGGCCTGACCTGAAGCTGCCGGGCCTTGTGCAGGGCAAGGCGGATATCGCCATGGCCTATTGCCCGGAACGTGTGCTGCCGGGGAAGATCCTGGTCGAACTGATTCATAATGACCGGTCCATCGGCGGCCTGACGCCCGAATGCGCGGAGAAGGCGGCGGCATTCTACCAGCGCTTCGTGCGCGGCGAATGCATCACCACCGATGCGCGCAGCGCGGAAATGACCAAGCTGGTCGAAAACGCCTATCGCGACATCAACATCGCCTTCGCCAATGAACTTTCCATCGTCGCCGACGCAATGGGGCTGGATGTGTGGGAAGTGATCCGGCTGGCCAATCGCCATCCGCGCGTGAACATCCTGCAGCCCGGCCCGGGCGTGGGCGGGCATTGCATCGCGGTGGACCCGTGGTTCATCGTCCATGGCGCGCGTGAACAGACACCCCTGATCCAGACGGCGCGCGGGGTGAATGACGGCAAGATCCGCCACGTGATCGCACGCGCTTCGGCTTTGGTGGATGCCGCGCCGGGCGAAAAGGTCGCCTGCCTCGGCCTCGCCTTCAAGGCGAATATCGACGATTTCCGCGAAAGCCCGGCCCGGCTCGTCTCGGCTACGCTGGCGCGCAAATATGGCTCGCGCATCCATGTGGTGGAACCGCATACGCCGGAACTGCCGATCGAATATCAGGGCACCGGCGCCACCAAGGTCGATCTGGAAACCGCGCTCGCCACATGCGGCGTGCTGATCGTGCTGGTGGACCACGATGCGTTCAAGAATGTCCCGCTGGAAAAGCGCATCGGCAAGCGGGTTTACGATACGCGCGGCATCTGGCCCGATCAGCCGGATCCGTTCGCGGCAGCGGAAGAACAGCCCGAGCGGCTGGCGGGTTGA